From a region of the Danio aesculapii chromosome 4, fDanAes4.1, whole genome shotgun sequence genome:
- the LOC130222329 gene encoding gastrula zinc finger protein XlCGF57.1-like isoform X1, whose amino-acid sequence MAFIKEESEDVKIEETFRVKQEDLQEQTGGCQRKEGPVNQEVCARYDADQIEENEGNKEEDHHVKIEEKTHLQTDGILKRRDKNHFTCTQCGKSFGRQSSLKIHMRIHTGEKPFTCTQCGKSFIQSSSLNLHMMSHNGEKPFTCTRCGKSFSRSSHLDHHMRIHTGEKPFMCTQCGKRFSLSSSLNQHMRIHTGEKPFMCTQCGKSFSLSSSLNLHLRIHTGEKPFTCTQCGKSFSQSSHLNQHMRIHTGEKPFTCTRCGKSFSRSSHLNHHMRIHTGEKPFMCTQCGKSFSQSSSLNLHMMIHTGEEPFTCTQCGKSFCQSSHLNLHMRIHTGEKPFTCTQCERSFNYSSNLNKHIRIHTGEKPFACTQCERSFNQSSSLNKHMRIHTGEKPFTCTQCGKSFGRKCNLKIHLRIHTGEKPFTCTQCEKSFNKSSNLNKHMRIHTGEKPFTCTQCRKSFNCSSHLNKHMRIHTGEKPFNCT is encoded by the exons atggcgtttattaaagaggagagtgaagatgtgaagattgaagaaacattcagagtcaaacaggaagatctgcaggaacaaacag GTGGCTGTCAAAGGAAGGAGGGACCGGTGAACCAGGAAGTCTGTGCCAGGTATGATGCAG accaaattgaagagaatgaggggaatAAAGAAGAGGatcatcatgtcaaaattgaggaaaaaactcatttacagactgatggtattttgaaaaggagagacaagaatcatttcacctgcacacagtgtggaaagagttttggaagacaaagcagtcttaaaattcacatgaggatccacactggagagaaaccattcacatgcactcagtgtgggaagagtttcatccaatcatcatcccttaatctacacatgatgagccacaatggagagaaaccattcacttgcacccggtgtgggaagagtttcagccgctCATCACACCTTgatcaccacatgaggatccacactggagagaaaccattcatgtgcactcagtgtgggaagagattCAGcctatcatcatcccttaatcaacacatgaggatccacactggagagaaaccattcatgtgcactcagtgtgggaagagtttcagcctatcatcatcccttaatctacacttaagaatccacactggagagaaaccattcacatgcactcagtgtgggaagagtttcagccaatcatcacaccttaatcaacacatgaggatccacactggagagaaaccattcacttgcacccggtgtgggaagagtttcagccgttcatcacaccttaatcaccacatgaggatccacactggagagaaaccattcatgtgcactcagtgtgggaagagtttcagccaatcatcatcccttaatctacacatgatgatccacactggagaggaaccattcacatgcactcagtgtgggaaaagtttctgccaatcatcacaccttaatctgcacatgaggatccacactggagagaaaccattcacttgcactcagtgtgagaGGAGTTTTAACTACTCctcaaaccttaataaacacataaggatccacactggagagaaaccatttgcatgcactcagtgtgagaggagtttcaaccaatcatcatcccttaataaacacatgaggatccacactggagagaaaccattcacttgcactcagtgtggaaagagttttggaagaaaatgcAATCTTAAGATTCAcctgaggatccacactggagagaaaccattcacatgcactcagtgtgagaagagttttaacaaatcatcaaaccttaataaacacatgaggatccacactggagagaaaccattcacatgcactcagtgtcggaagagttttaactgctcatcacaccttaataaacatatgaggatccacactggagagaaaccattcaattgcacttaa
- the LOC130222329 gene encoding gastrula zinc finger protein XlCGF57.1-like isoform X2, whose product MAFIKEESEDVKIEETFRVKQEDLQEQTDQIEENEGNKEEDHHVKIEEKTHLQTDGILKRRDKNHFTCTQCGKSFGRQSSLKIHMRIHTGEKPFTCTQCGKSFIQSSSLNLHMMSHNGEKPFTCTRCGKSFSRSSHLDHHMRIHTGEKPFMCTQCGKRFSLSSSLNQHMRIHTGEKPFMCTQCGKSFSLSSSLNLHLRIHTGEKPFTCTQCGKSFSQSSHLNQHMRIHTGEKPFTCTRCGKSFSRSSHLNHHMRIHTGEKPFMCTQCGKSFSQSSSLNLHMMIHTGEEPFTCTQCGKSFCQSSHLNLHMRIHTGEKPFTCTQCERSFNYSSNLNKHIRIHTGEKPFACTQCERSFNQSSSLNKHMRIHTGEKPFTCTQCGKSFGRKCNLKIHLRIHTGEKPFTCTQCEKSFNKSSNLNKHMRIHTGEKPFTCTQCRKSFNCSSHLNKHMRIHTGEKPFNCT is encoded by the exons atggcgtttattaaagaggagagtgaagatgtgaagattgaagaaacattcagagtcaaacaggaagatctgcaggaacaaacag accaaattgaagagaatgaggggaatAAAGAAGAGGatcatcatgtcaaaattgaggaaaaaactcatttacagactgatggtattttgaaaaggagagacaagaatcatttcacctgcacacagtgtggaaagagttttggaagacaaagcagtcttaaaattcacatgaggatccacactggagagaaaccattcacatgcactcagtgtgggaagagtttcatccaatcatcatcccttaatctacacatgatgagccacaatggagagaaaccattcacttgcacccggtgtgggaagagtttcagccgctCATCACACCTTgatcaccacatgaggatccacactggagagaaaccattcatgtgcactcagtgtgggaagagattCAGcctatcatcatcccttaatcaacacatgaggatccacactggagagaaaccattcatgtgcactcagtgtgggaagagtttcagcctatcatcatcccttaatctacacttaagaatccacactggagagaaaccattcacatgcactcagtgtgggaagagtttcagccaatcatcacaccttaatcaacacatgaggatccacactggagagaaaccattcacttgcacccggtgtgggaagagtttcagccgttcatcacaccttaatcaccacatgaggatccacactggagagaaaccattcatgtgcactcagtgtgggaagagtttcagccaatcatcatcccttaatctacacatgatgatccacactggagaggaaccattcacatgcactcagtgtgggaaaagtttctgccaatcatcacaccttaatctgcacatgaggatccacactggagagaaaccattcacttgcactcagtgtgagaGGAGTTTTAACTACTCctcaaaccttaataaacacataaggatccacactggagagaaaccatttgcatgcactcagtgtgagaggagtttcaaccaatcatcatcccttaataaacacatgaggatccacactggagagaaaccattcacttgcactcagtgtggaaagagttttggaagaaaatgcAATCTTAAGATTCAcctgaggatccacactggagagaaaccattcacatgcactcagtgtgagaagagttttaacaaatcatcaaaccttaataaacacatgaggatccacactggagagaaaccattcacatgcactcagtgtcggaagagttttaactgctcatcacaccttaataaacatatgaggatccacactggagagaaaccattcaattgcacttaa